A single genomic interval of Brevibacillus brevis harbors:
- a CDS encoding class I SAM-dependent methyltransferase, with translation MRDDKKIKEEVKQQFGANAEKYVNSQTHATGEDLALLTPWLNPSPDWVFLDVATGGGHLTKAIAPHVGQVFATDLTQPMLAAARNHLKSHASNVFYVVADAEALPFLSESFDAVGCRIAAHHFPNPEAFVKEVARVLKPGGKFVLIDNIAAEDEKLDRFVNTLEKLRDHSHVRSYSRSEWLVWIEQEGLVESHSRIRKKTFPYATWVRRTTETEEQVEQVTAHITSADEEIQAYFAVEKEGEQVVSIQVDEWMALFEKPE, from the coding sequence ATGCGCGATGACAAAAAGATTAAAGAGGAAGTCAAACAGCAGTTCGGTGCGAATGCTGAAAAGTATGTGAATAGCCAGACGCATGCTACGGGAGAGGATCTCGCTCTCCTCACGCCTTGGCTGAATCCTTCGCCTGATTGGGTGTTTCTCGATGTGGCAACGGGTGGCGGTCATCTTACCAAGGCAATCGCTCCACATGTCGGTCAAGTCTTTGCGACCGATTTGACACAGCCGATGCTCGCAGCGGCGCGAAACCATCTGAAATCTCACGCGAGCAATGTCTTTTATGTGGTTGCAGATGCGGAAGCACTACCGTTTTTGAGTGAATCCTTTGATGCAGTCGGGTGCAGAATCGCGGCTCATCACTTTCCGAACCCAGAGGCATTTGTAAAAGAAGTTGCCCGTGTCCTAAAGCCGGGTGGAAAATTTGTGCTGATCGACAATATCGCAGCAGAGGATGAAAAGCTCGATCGATTCGTGAATACACTGGAAAAACTTCGTGATCACAGCCATGTACGAAGTTACTCACGCTCCGAATGGTTAGTATGGATAGAGCAAGAGGGACTGGTCGAGAGTCATTCGCGCATCCGTAAAAAGACGTTCCCGTATGCGACTTGGGTCAGACGTACGACAGAGACTGAGGAGCAGGTTGAGCAAGTAACTGCGCATATTACAAGTGCTGATGAAGAAATCCAAGCCTACTTCGCAGTTGAAAAAGAAGGAGAGCAAGTCGTTTCCATCCAAGTTGATGAGTGGATGGCGTTGTTTGAGAAACCAGAATGA
- the qoxA gene encoding cytochrome aa3 quinol oxidase subunit II, producing the protein MSGGKMLRHIQFWILAVLGTVLLTGCGSEYLVLNPKGPVAETQYNLIIISTILVAVIIVPVIALTAFIVYRYRDTPGNKASYKPEWAHSTTLEVIWWIIPIVIVALLGYFTVRDIYVLKENPNKEVAPMTIQVTALDWKWMFTYPEQNIATVNHLEIPAGVPIRFQVSADAPMNSFWVPELGGQIYAMAGMATELYLQADEPGTFAGFSSNFSGEGFAKMQFNVVAKPKDEFDKWVKEVKGTTPAMTKADYEELRKPGVTDKFTYSAFPEGMFEEIVAKYGHGHDMDYVMEKNPAPAGDKSSNETSLNTHQKTESHNMPGMNHSSMNH; encoded by the coding sequence ATGAGCGGAGGAAAAATGCTGAGGCATATCCAATTTTGGATCTTGGCAGTGTTGGGCACCGTTCTGCTGACAGGCTGTGGTAGCGAATACCTCGTCTTGAATCCAAAAGGACCTGTAGCAGAAACGCAGTACAATCTCATTATTATTTCCACGATATTGGTCGCTGTCATTATCGTTCCGGTTATTGCGCTTACCGCTTTCATTGTATACCGCTATCGGGATACACCGGGCAATAAAGCAAGTTATAAGCCGGAGTGGGCACACAGTACAACCCTTGAGGTAATTTGGTGGATTATTCCTATCGTTATCGTTGCATTGCTGGGTTACTTTACTGTGCGTGATATTTATGTGTTAAAAGAGAACCCGAATAAAGAAGTTGCTCCTATGACCATTCAGGTTACGGCTTTGGACTGGAAATGGATGTTTACGTATCCAGAACAAAATATCGCTACTGTTAACCATCTGGAGATTCCAGCAGGTGTACCGATTCGCTTCCAGGTATCTGCTGATGCGCCGATGAACTCTTTCTGGGTTCCAGAATTGGGTGGACAGATTTATGCGATGGCGGGAATGGCTACCGAGCTGTATCTGCAAGCAGATGAACCAGGTACGTTCGCTGGATTTAGCTCCAACTTCTCTGGTGAAGGCTTCGCCAAAATGCAGTTCAATGTTGTTGCCAAACCGAAAGACGAGTTCGATAAGTGGGTAAAAGAAGTAAAAGGTACGACTCCAGCTATGACGAAGGCAGATTATGAAGAACTTCGCAAGCCTGGCGTGACAGATAAGTTTACGTACTCTGCATTCCCAGAAGGAATGTTTGAAGAGATCGTTGCCAAGTATGGCCATGGTCACGATATGGACTATGTGATGGAGAAAAACCCTGCGCCTGCAGGTGACAAGTCTTCTAATGAGACTTCGCTAAATACGCATCAAAAGACTGAATCGCACAACATGCCTGGAATGAATCATTCCAGTATGAACCACTAG
- a CDS encoding EamA family transporter — translation MTGKKDSKLFGVTIALLAVYLFWGGTYLGMKIAIESMPPFIMAGARFFLAGLVLFLIGRWKGAELPSVAEWRGAGIVGALLLLGGNGVVAWAQLKVPSAIASLLIATVPLWILVFNWIGGSKKKPTVGVMGGILFGLAGIAVLVVHPEGTGNQGIDLIGILALLFASICWSVGSLYSRQAKLPASPVMATALQMLIGGILLGIASLFLEDWTKLHISEITLRSWIAFGYLVGFGSIVAYTAYIWLLKNAEPSLVSTYAYVNPIVAVFLGWLIADEQLTSQTLIAAVMIIASVAIITMFREKSPGATQPVARKEKGKLQVHK, via the coding sequence ATGACAGGAAAAAAAGATTCGAAATTATTTGGCGTTACGATTGCGTTGCTAGCGGTCTACTTGTTTTGGGGGGGCACTTATCTCGGGATGAAGATCGCCATTGAATCGATGCCACCCTTTATTATGGCGGGTGCGCGGTTCTTCTTGGCGGGATTGGTCCTATTCCTGATCGGGCGTTGGAAAGGGGCAGAGCTGCCCAGTGTAGCAGAATGGAGAGGGGCTGGAATAGTTGGGGCGTTGCTGCTTCTCGGTGGTAACGGTGTAGTTGCATGGGCACAGCTCAAGGTACCGTCAGCAATCGCGTCCTTGCTAATCGCTACCGTGCCGTTGTGGATTCTCGTTTTCAACTGGATCGGTGGCAGCAAGAAGAAGCCTACGGTTGGAGTCATGGGAGGAATCCTGTTTGGCTTGGCGGGGATCGCTGTACTGGTTGTCCATCCCGAGGGCACAGGCAATCAAGGAATAGATTTGATCGGAATCCTGGCGCTCCTGTTTGCCTCGATCTGTTGGTCAGTGGGATCGTTGTATTCGCGCCAGGCAAAGCTCCCAGCATCACCTGTGATGGCAACGGCCTTGCAAATGCTCATTGGAGGAATTTTGCTGGGGATCGCGTCGCTGTTTCTCGAAGATTGGACGAAGCTGCATATATCGGAGATTACCCTGCGTTCCTGGATTGCCTTTGGCTATTTAGTTGGATTTGGTTCCATTGTCGCCTACACGGCGTATATTTGGCTTTTGAAAAATGCAGAGCCCTCTCTGGTCTCCACGTACGCCTATGTAAACCCGATTGTCGCAGTATTTCTAGGCTGGCTGATCGCTGATGAACAATTGACAAGCCAAACCTTGATTGCTGCTGTCATGATCATTGCATCCGTTGCCATCATCACGATGTTTCGGGAAAAGAGTCCAGGTGCGACACAACCGGTAGCAAGAAAAGAAAAAGGGAAGCTTCAGGTTCATAAATGA
- a CDS encoding ATP-binding protein, whose protein sequence is MIHTPKKARISLLTQMVLLISIVVLISMGIGTALFSFILDDILDRYIGQQAMTVAKLSAMDERIIAAFGTDQPSKVIQPIAETIRMETGASYVVIGNKDGIRYSHYDPKQIGLPMGTSNDPVFLENRSVIYRGTGISGPAIKAKTPIVNKKGETIGVSSVGYVMSDVEKKVAEYKERVVALSLVLLVIGIIGAIIIARRVKRLIFGLEPEEISFLFTEKAAILESIRDATVAVDMQGRVVSMNKRARSLLQEDLTVGKSIASPQLRDIIHSVNRNTQEMNYKILLGHEIFITDYSPILSNNEIRGVVFTFRPESEIEQLTEEITKISSFSDNMRAQNHEYLNRLNTIYGLLKLKEYDKAIELITDEVKERQDILAFIMSSVKEPFIAACLLGKINRSKEMKVLLEIDQDSYLGDVPDSLDTKVLVTILGNLIDNAMEAALEYKGSEAMVHVSFTDLGGDIIFDIEDNGHGVSKELEPRIFESGVTTKSGENRGLGLAIVKNAIELLEGQISLGKSDLGGARFTVVVPKKWDKASREEAIHDV, encoded by the coding sequence ATGATTCATACACCCAAAAAAGCACGTATCAGCCTCTTGACCCAAATGGTTCTGCTCATTTCCATCGTTGTCCTGATCAGCATGGGGATAGGAACTGCCTTATTTTCCTTCATATTAGATGACATTTTGGATCGTTATATTGGTCAGCAAGCCATGACGGTCGCCAAGCTATCTGCCATGGACGAACGCATCATTGCAGCCTTCGGGACCGATCAACCTTCCAAAGTGATACAACCGATAGCCGAAACCATTCGGATGGAAACAGGCGCTAGCTATGTGGTGATTGGAAACAAGGACGGTATTCGGTACTCTCACTACGACCCAAAGCAGATTGGATTACCGATGGGAACCAGCAATGACCCCGTCTTTTTAGAAAACCGCTCGGTCATTTATCGGGGGACAGGCATTTCAGGTCCAGCCATCAAAGCGAAAACACCGATCGTCAATAAGAAAGGCGAAACAATCGGTGTCTCCTCTGTCGGCTATGTCATGAGTGATGTAGAGAAAAAGGTCGCGGAATACAAGGAAAGGGTCGTCGCCTTATCCCTGGTGCTGCTGGTTATCGGCATTATTGGCGCGATTATCATTGCCAGACGAGTCAAGCGATTGATCTTTGGTCTGGAACCAGAAGAAATCTCATTTTTGTTTACGGAAAAAGCAGCTATTCTTGAATCGATTCGCGATGCTACGGTAGCAGTCGATATGCAAGGGCGTGTCGTCTCAATGAATAAACGCGCACGTTCCCTTCTCCAAGAGGATTTGACCGTAGGGAAATCGATCGCCAGCCCGCAATTGCGTGACATCATTCATTCCGTCAATCGAAATACGCAAGAAATGAACTACAAAATTTTGCTGGGGCACGAAATTTTTATAACCGACTACTCCCCTATTTTGAGCAATAATGAAATCAGAGGCGTGGTCTTCACATTTCGTCCAGAGTCAGAAATCGAGCAACTTACCGAAGAAATTACGAAGATCAGTTCCTTTTCGGACAATATGCGTGCACAAAATCACGAATATTTAAATCGTTTGAACACCATTTACGGTCTCCTCAAGCTAAAGGAATACGACAAAGCAATCGAACTCATCACTGATGAAGTAAAAGAACGGCAGGATATTCTCGCCTTCATTATGAGTTCAGTCAAAGAGCCCTTCATCGCAGCTTGTCTGCTAGGGAAAATCAATCGCTCCAAAGAAATGAAGGTATTACTCGAAATTGATCAGGACAGCTATTTGGGAGATGTACCTGATAGCTTGGATACAAAGGTATTGGTCACGATTCTCGGCAATTTGATCGACAACGCGATGGAAGCTGCCCTCGAATACAAAGGATCTGAAGCAATGGTTCACGTCTCCTTTACTGATTTAGGTGGCGATATCATATTTGACATCGAAGACAATGGACATGGGGTATCAAAGGAATTGGAGCCCCGCATCTTTGAAAGCGGTGTCACTACGAAATCAGGCGAAAATCGAGGACTCGGTTTGGCTATTGTGAAAAACGCCATCGAGCTATTAGAGGGGCAAATCTCACTCGGAAAAAGTGATCTTGGCGGAGCGCGTTTCACCGTCGTCGTCCCCAAGAAGTGGGACAAAGCATCTAGAGAGGAGGCAATCCACGATGTCTGA
- a CDS encoding GNAT family N-acetyltransferase: MAGQLYVTKPCAELQAEYISFYEEWKESGEPIVPWVVDREPYDFPAYLEFLESESNEENLPDGYVPHSTYWLVNEERRIVGAVNIRHRLNERLRKNSGHIGYGIRPSERRKGYATEILAQALNITSELGINEVLVICDYDNVASEKTIRKNGGVFESECTDDDGLVIRRFWITRSS, from the coding sequence ATGGCTGGGCAACTGTATGTAACGAAGCCTTGTGCAGAACTTCAAGCAGAGTATATTTCTTTCTACGAAGAGTGGAAAGAAAGTGGAGAGCCTATCGTACCGTGGGTAGTGGATCGGGAGCCCTATGATTTTCCTGCGTATCTGGAATTTCTGGAGAGTGAAAGCAACGAGGAAAATCTTCCGGATGGCTATGTTCCTCATTCGACGTATTGGCTTGTGAATGAGGAGCGACGCATAGTGGGGGCGGTGAATATTCGACATCGTCTCAACGAGCGTCTACGAAAAAACAGCGGGCACATCGGATATGGAATCCGGCCTTCGGAGAGACGCAAAGGATATGCTACGGAAATTTTAGCGCAAGCCCTAAATATTACGAGCGAGTTGGGTATAAACGAAGTATTGGTGATTTGCGATTATGACAATGTTGCATCTGAAAAAACGATTCGGAAGAACGGGGGCGTTTTTGAGTCAGAATGTACAGATGACGATGGATTGGTCATTCGTCGCTTCTGGATTACACGATCTTCGTAA
- a CDS encoding Lrp/AsnC family transcriptional regulator, whose product MDEVDLRIVQLLEENGRISHEEISKLLHISRPAVHQRVAKLEKNGVIKGYRGIIDWRKLDQRLKVLIFVKARCQDFKEITAKIVNVQVPNVTIIECQRLAGEWCMMLKVRATAPEDITNLIDEMVQYDEILETSTTFILSTIYEDGWKEI is encoded by the coding sequence ATGGATGAGGTTGACCTGAGAATTGTTCAATTGCTCGAGGAAAACGGAAGGATATCTCATGAGGAAATCAGCAAGCTGCTGCACATCTCGCGACCGGCTGTCCACCAACGGGTTGCCAAGCTGGAAAAGAATGGGGTTATCAAGGGGTACCGAGGCATCATTGACTGGAGAAAATTAGACCAAAGGCTGAAGGTATTGATCTTCGTCAAAGCAAGATGTCAGGATTTCAAAGAAATCACAGCGAAGATTGTGAATGTTCAGGTACCGAACGTGACCATCATCGAATGCCAACGGCTCGCGGGAGAGTGGTGTATGATGCTAAAAGTACGTGCGACGGCACCGGAAGATATCACCAATCTGATCGATGAAATGGTTCAGTATGACGAAATACTGGAAACCTCCACGACCTTCATCTTGTCGACGATCTACGAGGATGGCTGGAAAGAAATTTGA
- a CDS encoding FAD-dependent oxidoreductase, with protein MFDIVIIGAGPAGGSAALFAAKAGKKTLLIDNDKSMTKRAWMENHYGIMEISGPDLIEIGKKQAAKFGAELVADQVSSITKTEQGLLVETAEKGSFEAKHVILATGALVTLAEAIGVKTKEGTEPRIKTVVDVDAQGKTNIEGIWAAGTCAGVSVHTIITSGDGAKVAINVISELNGERYVDHDVLKTN; from the coding sequence TTGTTTGATATCGTAATTATTGGAGCAGGCCCGGCAGGAGGAAGTGCAGCGTTGTTTGCTGCAAAAGCAGGTAAGAAGACGTTGCTGATTGATAATGACAAAAGCATGACCAAGCGCGCGTGGATGGAAAATCACTACGGCATCATGGAAATCTCAGGCCCAGACCTCATTGAAATCGGTAAAAAGCAAGCAGCGAAATTCGGTGCGGAGCTGGTAGCCGACCAAGTAAGCAGCATTACCAAAACAGAGCAAGGCTTACTCGTAGAGACAGCGGAAAAAGGCAGCTTCGAGGCTAAGCATGTGATTCTTGCAACTGGAGCGCTCGTGACTTTGGCAGAAGCGATTGGGGTAAAAACCAAAGAAGGTACAGAGCCACGGATCAAAACAGTTGTCGATGTCGATGCACAAGGGAAGACGAACATCGAAGGAATTTGGGCAGCAGGTACGTGCGCAGGAGTAAGCGTACATACGATCATTACATCTGGTGATGGCGCCAAGGTTGCAATCAATGTCATCAGCGAACTGAATGGCGAGCGTTACGTTGATCACGATGTTTTGAAAACGAACTAA
- a CDS encoding cbb3-type cytochrome c oxidase subunit I — MWENIKDFASTFFVTGDPLIYGADVSIVLSIIAIVFVLTKYKKWGWLWREWLTTVDHKRIGIMYLIASLLMLFRGGVDALLMRLQLAFPNVEFLNSEHYNAIFTTHGTIMILFMAMPMMFALFNMVVPLQLGARDVAYPFLNALSFWLFMLGAMLFNISFVIGGSPDAGWLSYPPLSQNEFSPGPGQNFYIWGIQISGIGSLATGINFIVTILKMRAPGMKLSKMPLFSWSVLSSCIMIIFAFPILTVTLALLFLDRFAGAHFFTMDGGGNPMMYLNLIWMWGHPEVYIVVVPAFGIFSEIVATFSRKKIFGYKSMVWAMMIIAVVSFFTWAHHFFTMGTSASVIAFFAISTMIVGIPTGVKVFNWLFTMYRGRISFKQPMLWTIAFIPCFVIGGATGVMLAVAPADYQYHNSYFLVAHFHQVLIGGVVFGYLAGIYYWWPKLFGFKLDEKLGKWGFWFWNIGFYVCFMPQYALGFMGMTRRYYTYGWDRGWADLNLVSTVGAFLMGIGFIFQVWQIAYSIKNGERDTTGDPWNGRTLEWSIPSPAPFYNFAVVPQVKEMDDWWATKEAKANGTYKEEPAKLEPIHMPKNSGIPFIMANFWFLVGFGFTFGWVWMAVIGFIGVFACMWARSFQYDTDYYVPVEEVRRTEASLGRVV, encoded by the coding sequence GTGTGGGAGAACATTAAGGATTTTGCATCCACGTTCTTTGTAACAGGTGACCCACTGATTTACGGCGCGGACGTATCGATTGTACTGAGCATCATTGCGATCGTATTCGTTCTGACTAAGTATAAAAAATGGGGTTGGCTATGGCGTGAATGGTTGACTACAGTTGACCATAAGCGTATTGGTATCATGTATTTGATCGCATCGCTTCTGATGCTGTTCCGCGGTGGGGTTGACGCTCTGCTGATGCGTTTGCAACTGGCATTCCCGAACGTAGAGTTCCTGAACTCGGAACACTATAATGCCATCTTTACGACTCACGGTACGATCATGATTTTGTTCATGGCGATGCCGATGATGTTTGCCTTGTTTAACATGGTAGTACCGCTTCAACTCGGTGCTCGAGATGTAGCGTATCCGTTCTTGAACGCACTCAGCTTCTGGCTGTTTATGCTCGGTGCGATGCTGTTCAACATTTCGTTCGTAATCGGGGGCTCCCCGGACGCTGGTTGGTTGTCTTATCCGCCATTGTCACAAAATGAATTCAGCCCTGGACCAGGTCAGAACTTCTATATTTGGGGGATACAAATCTCCGGTATCGGTAGTTTGGCGACAGGGATTAACTTTATCGTAACGATTCTCAAAATGCGTGCACCTGGCATGAAGCTTTCCAAAATGCCATTGTTTAGCTGGTCCGTATTGTCCAGCTGCATTATGATTATCTTCGCTTTCCCAATTTTGACTGTAACATTGGCTCTGTTGTTCCTTGACCGTTTCGCAGGTGCCCACTTCTTCACAATGGACGGCGGCGGTAATCCGATGATGTACCTCAACCTCATCTGGATGTGGGGTCACCCTGAGGTATATATCGTAGTAGTACCAGCTTTCGGTATTTTCTCCGAAATCGTGGCTACGTTCTCACGTAAGAAGATTTTCGGCTACAAATCAATGGTTTGGGCGATGATGATCATTGCCGTTGTATCGTTCTTTACATGGGCTCACCACTTCTTCACAATGGGTACGAGCGCAAGTGTTATCGCCTTCTTTGCGATATCAACGATGATTGTTGGGATACCGACCGGTGTTAAGGTCTTTAACTGGCTGTTTACAATGTACCGTGGTCGGATATCCTTTAAACAACCAATGCTGTGGACCATTGCCTTTATCCCGTGCTTCGTAATTGGTGGAGCGACAGGGGTAATGCTGGCAGTAGCTCCGGCAGACTATCAGTATCACAACAGTTACTTCTTGGTTGCCCACTTCCACCAAGTATTGATCGGTGGGGTAGTGTTCGGTTACCTGGCTGGTATTTACTACTGGTGGCCAAAACTGTTCGGTTTCAAGCTCGACGAGAAACTGGGCAAATGGGGCTTCTGGTTCTGGAATATTGGTTTCTACGTGTGCTTTATGCCGCAATACGCGCTCGGTTTCATGGGTATGACTCGCCGTTACTATACGTACGGTTGGGATCGCGGTTGGGCAGACCTGAACCTGGTATCCACTGTTGGGGCATTCTTGATGGGTATCGGTTTCATCTTCCAAGTATGGCAAATCGCTTACAGCATCAAGAATGGTGAGCGCGACACGACAGGCGATCCATGGAATGGTCGTACGCTGGAGTGGTCGATTCCGTCACCTGCACCGTTCTACAACTTTGCTGTTGTACCACAAGTGAAAGAAATGGATGACTGGTGGGCAACAAAAGAAGCAAAAGCAAATGGCACCTATAAAGAAGAACCGGCGAAATTGGAGCCGATTCATATGCCGAAGAACTCTGGAATTCCGTTTATCATGGCGAACTTCTGGTTCTTGGTAGGTTTTGGTTTCACATTTGGATGGGTTTGGATGGCCGTCATTGGATTCATTGGAGTATTCGCATGCATGTGGGCACGCTCCTTCCAATACGACACGGATTATTACGTACCGGTGGAGGAAGTGCGTCGCACTGAGGCTTCACTGGGGAGGGTGGTGTAA
- a CDS encoding response regulator yields MSEKPITVMIVEDDEIAARIYEQFTSKLEGFQIIATATTGKQALEMLHVVTPDVLLLDIYLPDMNGIDLLREVRNHFRGIDVVMITAANDVETVREAIRGGAYSYIIKPIMIDKFMSTLEQYANTRRQLQQHTTIDQTAVDKLFTKATHTPATKTVETVTTLPKGIDKLTLKLIRDKMQETTQSMNADDLAALAGMSHSTVRRYLEFLVSINEVTVETFYGTVGRPERKYRWVPQKSAK; encoded by the coding sequence ATGTCTGAGAAACCCATTACCGTCATGATCGTGGAAGATGACGAAATTGCAGCTAGAATCTATGAACAATTCACAAGTAAACTGGAAGGATTCCAGATTATTGCCACGGCCACGACTGGAAAACAGGCATTGGAGATGCTTCACGTCGTTACGCCGGATGTTCTGCTCTTGGATATTTATTTGCCAGATATGAACGGGATTGACCTGTTGCGTGAAGTACGGAATCATTTTCGCGGGATCGATGTGGTTATGATCACAGCCGCAAACGATGTGGAAACCGTGAGAGAAGCGATACGTGGCGGGGCATACAGCTACATTATCAAGCCGATTATGATCGATAAATTCATGTCTACCTTGGAGCAATATGCAAATACGAGACGCCAGCTACAGCAGCATACAACCATTGATCAAACAGCAGTGGACAAGCTGTTTACAAAAGCCACACACACTCCTGCTACCAAAACTGTTGAGACTGTCACCACACTCCCGAAAGGTATCGACAAGCTGACATTAAAGCTGATCCGGGACAAGATGCAGGAGACCACCCAAAGTATGAATGCCGATGATCTGGCTGCACTGGCTGGCATGAGCCATTCGACGGTGCGCAGATACCTCGAATTTCTTGTCTCTATTAATGAAGTGACAGTAGAGACGTTCTATGGAACTGTCGGGCGTCCGGAACGAAAATACCGCTGGGTGCCGCAAAAATCAGCAAAATAA
- the cyoD gene encoding cytochrome o ubiquinol oxidase subunit IV — protein MAQHQNHGGHHSHGSMKEYVIGFILSIVLTIIPLVLVMNSILSKTATMITILVMAVLQFVVQLVFFMHIREGEKPRYNVQTLILGLVIVFTIVAGSLWIMLFNKY, from the coding sequence GTGGCACAACATCAAAACCATGGCGGACATCATAGTCACGGATCGATGAAAGAGTACGTGATCGGTTTTATCCTGTCGATCGTGCTCACCATTATCCCACTCGTGCTGGTCATGAACTCAATTTTGAGTAAAACGGCGACCATGATCACGATCTTGGTAATGGCGGTCTTGCAGTTCGTAGTTCAGTTGGTCTTCTTCATGCATATCCGCGAAGGAGAAAAACCACGCTACAACGTACAGACATTGATTCTTGGACTTGTGATTGTATTTACAATCGTTGCAGGTTCCCTCTGGATCATGTTGTTTAACAAATATTAA
- the cyoC gene encoding cytochrome o ubiquinol oxidase subunit III, producing the protein MAQHHDHGHGHDHDHHEEHEQLKVLGFWIFVVTDCVLFGTLFATYAVMMNSFAGGPTGQELFQLPGVIASTFILLTSSFTSGLAVLAMNKGNVKQLIAWLAVTGLLGLSFVVLEVTEFMHLISEGATMGTSGYWSAFYTLVGTHGLHVTLGLFWMTALIFQLKRRGITAVTRRKITNLSLYWHFLDVVWIFLFTVVYLMGVM; encoded by the coding sequence ATGGCGCAGCATCATGACCATGGTCACGGCCACGACCACGACCATCATGAAGAGCATGAACAATTAAAGGTTCTTGGTTTTTGGATTTTCGTTGTAACAGACTGCGTGCTGTTCGGTACATTGTTCGCAACATATGCGGTAATGATGAATAGCTTTGCTGGCGGACCAACTGGACAGGAATTGTTCCAGTTGCCAGGTGTAATTGCTTCAACCTTTATCTTGTTGACAAGTAGCTTTACCAGCGGTCTCGCTGTTCTTGCAATGAACAAAGGCAATGTCAAGCAACTGATTGCTTGGCTGGCTGTAACGGGTCTTTTGGGACTGTCTTTCGTAGTGTTGGAAGTCACTGAGTTTATGCACTTGATCAGTGAAGGTGCAACTATGGGTACTAGCGGCTACTGGTCCGCTTTCTACACACTGGTTGGTACGCACGGATTGCACGTAACGCTTGGTTTGTTCTGGATGACTGCGTTGATCTTCCAGCTGAAGCGTCGTGGAATCACCGCGGTTACTCGCCGCAAAATTACCAACCTGAGCTTGTACTGGCACTTCCTTGACGTTGTGTGGATCTTCCTCTTCACAGTCGTTTACTTGATGGGGGTGATGTAA
- a CDS encoding YpjP family protein: protein MIDFIKKGKKLFLTSLASMMLFSTVLTSSFAAETDVLSKSSVNEMLQYEFSSEVMSENKDDLEKSLTDTFDNLDLVLKGMKSDRDLQEAFLEKTSLEDDVKRDLEEYFSTSQDDENELNKLVNDVKEQIAEKHSVLPEITETLLLQSGSSFRSEEKVQPTILPILLRFALKEAVKKKMGKRIQKMAYDEFEERIESEIWAEVEALHEQYDGDIDYDGPESKSARNGIIQGEKVFDIIDKKTGKDLLRFHMKRVDRGKSIDFHWHKKDDNFKWHHGQTQFTRKNQFPEYWGED from the coding sequence ATGATTGATTTTATCAAAAAAGGAAAAAAGTTGTTTTTAACCTCTCTTGCCTCCATGATGCTATTCAGCACTGTTCTGACATCTAGTTTTGCTGCAGAGACTGATGTATTATCCAAATCATCCGTGAATGAAATGCTTCAATACGAATTTTCGAGTGAGGTCATGTCTGAAAACAAAGATGATCTTGAAAAATCACTTACCGATACTTTCGACAACCTAGACCTTGTTCTAAAAGGTATGAAATCCGATAGGGATCTTCAAGAAGCATTTTTAGAAAAGACTTCACTCGAAGATGACGTTAAAAGGGATCTGGAAGAGTATTTTTCCACCAGTCAAGATGATGAAAATGAGCTCAACAAATTGGTTAATGACGTAAAAGAGCAAATAGCTGAAAAGCATTCGGTATTGCCTGAAATAACGGAAACTCTACTATTGCAAAGTGGCTCAAGTTTTAGAAGCGAAGAAAAAGTTCAGCCTACCATATTACCCATTTTATTAAGATTTGCTCTTAAAGAAGCAGTTAAGAAAAAAATGGGGAAAAGGATACAAAAAATGGCTTATGATGAATTTGAAGAAAGAATAGAATCTGAAATATGGGCAGAAGTTGAAGCCTTGCACGAACAATATGATGGGGATATTGATTATGACGGGCCGGAGTCCAAAAGTGCTAGAAATGGCATTATCCAAGGAGAAAAAGTTTTCGATATTATTGACAAGAAAACGGGAAAAGACTTATTGAGGTTCCATATGAAAAGAGTAGATAGAGGTAAAAGCATTGACTTCCATTGGCATAAAAAAGATGATAATTTTAAGTGGCATCATGGTCAGACTCAATTTACGAGAAAAAATCAATTTCCAGAGTATTGGGGAGAAGATTAA